A single window of uncultured Pseudodesulfovibrio sp. DNA harbors:
- a CDS encoding three-Cys-motif partner protein TcmP has product MSTVGFFNERKDQSKIKSIIVTKYFWAWAKVMLSTIERYKHSDRIVYLDLFAGPGRYDDGSQSTPLMILSEAVKDAQLCQRLVTIFNDANCNHTQCLQNALSRIEGIEKLDHKPLVLNDEVGDQMVKMFQKTKLAPTFFFVDPWGYKGLSLKLVNSVIKDWGCDCVFFFNYNRINMGVTNNLIKPHMTALFGKKRLKKLRDKVAGATPTDREAIIINDLALALNRDGDRFVLPFCFKDKKGKRTSHHLIFVTKGFKGYEIMKEIMAKESSSHDEGVPSLQYCPARPEQGVLFKLTRPIEDLEEMLLTSFQGKTKTIDEIYHAHSVGRRYIKRNYRDALNSLEEKGLIETSHPNRRKNTFAKHVQATFPK; this is encoded by the coding sequence ATGAGCACCGTTGGTTTCTTTAATGAACGAAAAGATCAATCAAAAATTAAATCAATTATTGTCACTAAATACTTCTGGGCATGGGCCAAAGTAATGCTCTCCACAATAGAGAGATATAAACACTCAGATAGAATCGTTTACTTAGACCTCTTTGCTGGACCTGGGCGATACGATGATGGCAGCCAATCGACTCCTTTGATGATTCTATCAGAAGCAGTCAAAGACGCTCAATTATGCCAGCGACTTGTAACCATCTTTAATGATGCAAATTGCAATCACACTCAGTGCCTACAAAATGCTCTCTCGAGAATTGAAGGAATTGAAAAACTTGATCATAAGCCGCTAGTACTAAATGACGAAGTGGGTGACCAAATGGTCAAAATGTTTCAAAAAACAAAATTGGCACCGACTTTCTTCTTCGTCGACCCTTGGGGATATAAAGGTTTATCACTAAAGCTGGTTAACTCAGTCATTAAAGACTGGGGTTGTGATTGTGTCTTTTTTTTTAATTACAATAGAATAAATATGGGCGTAACTAACAATCTGATTAAACCACATATGACGGCCTTATTTGGGAAAAAACGACTTAAAAAATTAAGGGACAAAGTGGCAGGAGCCACCCCAACCGATAGAGAAGCTATTATTATTAACGACCTAGCTCTTGCTTTAAATAGGGACGGCGACCGCTTTGTCTTACCTTTCTGTTTCAAAGATAAAAAAGGGAAAAGAACAAGCCACCATTTAATTTTTGTAACAAAGGGTTTTAAAGGCTACGAAATAATGAAAGAAATCATGGCAAAGGAAAGTTCAAGCCATGATGAAGGAGTGCCTTCATTACAATACTGTCCGGCAAGACCAGAGCAAGGTGTTTTATTCAAATTAACACGTCCTATTGAAGATTTAGAAGAAATGCTCCTCACTTCTTTTCAAGGAAAAACGAAAACTATTGATGAAATATACCACGCTCATAGCGTGGGAAGACGATATATTAAAAGAAACTACCGAGATGCTTTAAATAGCCTTGAAGAAAAAGGACTGATTGAGACATCTCATCCAAATCGGAGAAAAAACACTTTTGCCAAGCATGTCCAAGCAACATTCCCAAAGTAA
- a CDS encoding phage Gp37/Gp68 family protein — protein MSKSKIEWTDTTWNPLTGCTKISPGCTNCYAESMAKRLKAMGNPNYKNGFQLTLHPHTLSTPFNWKKPSLVFVNSMSDLFHEDVPLHYIQKVFKTMGTCNQHIFQVLTKRSSRLKKISSKLIWYPNIWMGVSIENQDYIYRANNLVSTNAAVKFLSLEPLLGPINNLPLNSIDWIIVGGESGPKSRKMESKWAEDIRDECISKNTPFFFKQWGGTNKKKTGRLLNNKLWDEYPQQIEALNKE, from the coding sequence ATGAGTAAATCTAAAATTGAATGGACAGACACGACTTGGAACCCGTTGACTGGGTGTACAAAAATCAGTCCAGGCTGTACAAACTGCTACGCCGAATCTATGGCAAAAAGACTGAAAGCCATGGGAAATCCCAACTACAAGAATGGGTTCCAACTAACCCTACACCCTCACACCTTATCCACGCCTTTTAATTGGAAAAAACCAAGTCTAGTCTTTGTAAACTCAATGAGTGATCTATTTCATGAAGACGTGCCGCTTCATTATATCCAAAAAGTTTTCAAAACAATGGGAACATGCAACCAACACATCTTTCAAGTTCTCACCAAACGATCTTCCAGATTAAAAAAAATATCTTCAAAACTAATTTGGTATCCTAATATCTGGATGGGAGTTAGTATTGAAAATCAAGATTATATTTACAGAGCAAACAATCTAGTCTCAACAAATGCGGCTGTGAAATTTCTTTCTCTAGAGCCATTGCTAGGCCCCATCAACAATTTACCACTCAACAGCATCGATTGGATAATCGTGGGTGGAGAGTCCGGTCCAAAATCTCGAAAAATGGAATCTAAATGGGCTGAAGACATTAGAGATGAATGTATTTCAAAAAACACTCCTTTTTTCTTTAAGCAATGGGGCGGAACCAACAAAAAGAAAACTGGACGTTTGCTAAACAATAAACTTTGGGATGAATATCCCCAACAAATTGAAGCATTAAATAAGGAATAG
- a CDS encoding transporter substrate-binding domain-containing protein, whose translation MAHRPSLHIDYPDYWPFFSRDEDGNMEGFFYDIITEAFIRMDMRASWHEYPWGRCQVNVQCGEASAMISVPTKERLEYTVTHKHPFYMKYLTVFTSVDHPRIREIEAISSIDDILQLDLSVVTYVGNGWNDTHIKARGIKTYQTPRLKNVWRMLANKRVDIAIEWPGAAWPHIVNEGVSDKIVQTEVVVASMPFHLLVRKGELFVERLEEFDRIIVEMQEEGLIDEMVRKYVKVGL comes from the coding sequence GTGGCACATCGCCCATCTCTTCACATTGATTATCCAGACTATTGGCCTTTTTTTTCGCGTGATGAAGACGGGAATATGGAAGGCTTTTTCTATGACATCATTACCGAAGCCTTTATACGGATGGATATGAGGGCTTCGTGGCATGAATATCCGTGGGGGCGGTGTCAGGTGAATGTGCAATGTGGCGAGGCCAGTGCCATGATTTCAGTGCCGACCAAGGAGCGCCTTGAGTATACAGTAACGCATAAGCATCCATTTTATATGAAGTATTTGACTGTTTTTACATCCGTTGATCACCCGAGAATAAGGGAAATTGAAGCTATCTCTTCTATAGATGATATCCTTCAGCTTGATTTATCCGTTGTGACCTATGTGGGGAATGGGTGGAATGATACACATATCAAAGCACGGGGGATCAAGACCTATCAGACCCCTCGATTGAAGAATGTTTGGCGGATGTTGGCGAATAAACGGGTTGATATTGCCATCGAGTGGCCGGGAGCGGCGTGGCCGCATATTGTCAATGAAGGAGTGAGCGACAAGATTGTTCAGACTGAGGTAGTCGTTGCATCAATGCCTTTTCATCTTTTGGTCCGTAAGGGTGAGCTTTTTGTGGAACGTTTGGAGGAATTCGATAGAATTATTGTTGAGATGCAGGAAGAAGGTCTCATTGATGAGATGGTGCGAAAGTATGTAAAGGTGGGATTGTAA
- a CDS encoding multidrug efflux RND transporter permease subunit, producing the protein MFVRFFIDRPIFSSVLAIIILLVGGLSIFALPIAQYPEIAPPSVQVSASYTGADAQTVMESVATPIEEQVNGAQDMLYMSSISANDGSMALTVTFELGRDLELATVDVQNRVNLATAQLPQEVRNSGISVDKRSPDIVLIINLTSDNPAYDTLFLNNYAKINLYDALKRIPGVGDVMLFGDQDYGMRLWLDPDKLTTYGLTVSDVINAVKEQNVQAPAGQIGMPPAPQGQQFQMALRVKGRLVEPSEFGNIILKANEDGSSVKIQDVARVELGAKNYFTFARLNGGPTASMLIYQLPGANALDVAAQIRSTMNELSVAFPHGINYEIPYDTTLFVSSSIDEVMVTLYEALILVFLVVFIFLQNWRTTIIPMVCVPVSLIGTFALFPVLGFSINTLTLFGLVLAIGIVVDDAIVVVEATQRFIDEDGMSPKEATKKAMTMVTGPVIASTLVLIAVFIPVAFMGGITGQLYKQFALTLSVSVFISSINALTLSPALSALLLRPYKPIRGPLGWFFDKFNVIFDAVSKRYNNGVGMLVRRSVMGLLIVGVVVVACGGLFKILPSGFVPDEDQGYFIVNSMLPEGASLERSDAVARKVEAYLKDAEGVRSVVSLGGFSLLTGAYSSYNSAFFVVLDDWSDRTTPELTADAIMAKAQKAFFGIQEAIVVGFGPPPIRGLSSTGGLQFELQDKTGGSIEELSAVATSFMAEAGKLPEISNVFTTFSAHVPQFNVEIDRDKVKKLGVPISDVFQTLQTYLGGYYINDFNQYGRTYRVMAQAESKYRTKIDDLDQFYMRSAKGDMVPLSTLSTSTRMVGPEYVQRYNIYRTVELTISPAAGYSSGQAMAALERTALANLPQGYGYDWSGIAYQEKAAGGDTALVFVLAIVMVFLVLAAQYESWATPFAVILCVPLGICGAMASQWIRGLDNNVYAQIGLIMLIGLAAKNAIMIVEYAKEKHEEGMSVKDAALAAAALRFRPILMTSFAFILGVIPLVWAEGAGSSSRHALGTSVFGGMLAATILGVLVVPALYTAIQGAGGKLSGKIRKTRPPEKPASDE; encoded by the coding sequence ATGTTCGTCAGATTCTTTATTGATCGGCCAATCTTTTCGTCGGTCTTAGCCATTATCATTTTGTTGGTGGGTGGGCTGTCCATTTTCGCCCTACCTATCGCCCAGTACCCGGAAATTGCGCCGCCATCGGTGCAGGTTAGCGCCTCATATACCGGTGCTGACGCGCAGACCGTCATGGAATCCGTTGCCACACCCATCGAAGAGCAGGTCAACGGTGCGCAGGACATGCTCTATATGTCTTCCATTTCGGCCAATGACGGTTCCATGGCTTTAACCGTAACCTTCGAGTTAGGGCGTGATCTCGAACTCGCAACCGTTGACGTGCAGAACCGTGTGAACCTTGCCACGGCCCAGTTGCCGCAGGAAGTTCGTAACTCGGGTATCAGCGTTGACAAGCGGTCGCCGGATATCGTCTTGATCATTAACTTGACCTCGGATAATCCGGCCTATGATACGCTTTTCCTCAACAACTACGCGAAGATTAACCTGTACGATGCGCTTAAGCGTATTCCCGGTGTCGGCGACGTTATGTTGTTCGGTGATCAGGATTACGGCATGCGTCTCTGGCTCGACCCCGACAAGTTGACGACCTACGGCCTGACGGTTTCGGATGTTATCAATGCGGTTAAGGAGCAGAATGTTCAGGCTCCTGCCGGACAGATCGGTATGCCGCCAGCGCCTCAGGGACAACAGTTCCAGATGGCATTGCGCGTCAAGGGTCGTCTGGTTGAGCCGAGTGAATTCGGCAACATCATCCTTAAGGCAAACGAAGATGGCAGTTCCGTCAAGATTCAGGACGTCGCACGGGTAGAACTTGGTGCCAAGAACTACTTCACCTTTGCTCGTCTGAATGGTGGCCCTACCGCTTCCATGCTTATTTATCAGCTTCCCGGTGCCAACGCTCTGGATGTAGCGGCTCAGATTCGTTCGACCATGAATGAATTGTCCGTCGCTTTCCCGCATGGCATTAATTATGAGATTCCTTACGACACGACTCTGTTCGTTTCGTCCTCCATCGACGAAGTTATGGTGACCTTGTACGAGGCATTGATTCTCGTGTTTTTGGTGGTCTTCATCTTCCTGCAAAACTGGCGGACGACCATTATTCCCATGGTTTGTGTACCCGTCTCGCTTATCGGTACCTTTGCGCTTTTCCCGGTGCTTGGTTTTTCCATCAACACGTTGACGTTGTTCGGTCTTGTGCTGGCCATCGGTATTGTTGTTGATGACGCCATTGTCGTGGTTGAGGCAACGCAGCGATTTATTGATGAAGATGGAATGTCACCCAAGGAAGCGACAAAGAAGGCCATGACCATGGTCACCGGGCCTGTTATCGCGAGTACATTGGTGCTTATTGCGGTGTTTATCCCGGTCGCCTTCATGGGCGGAATCACAGGCCAGCTCTATAAACAGTTTGCGCTGACCCTGTCTGTGTCCGTATTTATTTCGTCTATCAACGCATTGACCCTGTCTCCGGCTCTGTCAGCCTTGCTGCTCAGGCCATACAAGCCCATTCGCGGGCCGCTGGGGTGGTTCTTCGATAAATTCAACGTCATATTTGATGCCGTGAGTAAACGGTACAATAATGGGGTTGGCATGTTGGTTCGCCGCTCGGTTATGGGCCTGCTTATTGTGGGTGTCGTTGTTGTCGCGTGTGGCGGGTTGTTCAAGATCCTGCCGTCCGGTTTTGTGCCGGATGAGGATCAGGGTTACTTCATTGTTAACTCAATGTTGCCCGAGGGCGCGTCTCTTGAGCGTTCCGATGCAGTTGCTCGAAAAGTTGAGGCCTATCTCAAGGATGCAGAAGGCGTTCGGAGTGTGGTTTCACTTGGCGGGTTCAGCCTGTTGACCGGTGCATATTCTTCATACAACTCCGCATTCTTTGTGGTTTTGGATGATTGGTCCGACCGGACCACGCCTGAACTGACGGCTGATGCCATCATGGCCAAGGCGCAAAAAGCGTTCTTTGGCATTCAGGAAGCCATCGTTGTCGGATTCGGCCCGCCGCCCATTCGTGGACTGAGTTCCACTGGTGGTTTGCAGTTCGAGTTGCAGGACAAGACCGGTGGCTCCATCGAAGAGCTGTCTGCCGTGGCAACGTCGTTTATGGCCGAGGCCGGTAAATTGCCTGAGATCAGCAACGTGTTCACCACGTTCTCGGCACATGTGCCGCAGTTCAATGTGGAAATCGATCGCGACAAGGTCAAGAAGCTCGGCGTGCCGATCAGTGACGTTTTCCAGACGTTACAGACGTACCTCGGCGGCTATTATATCAACGACTTCAACCAGTATGGTCGTACGTACCGTGTTATGGCTCAGGCTGAGTCCAAGTACCGGACCAAGATCGATGATCTGGACCAGTTCTATATGCGTTCGGCCAAGGGCGACATGGTTCCTTTGTCCACCTTGAGTACATCCACCCGCATGGTCGGGCCGGAATATGTCCAGCGGTACAACATTTATCGGACGGTTGAACTGACCATATCTCCGGCCGCCGGTTACAGTTCGGGGCAGGCTATGGCCGCACTTGAGCGGACAGCCCTTGCCAATTTGCCGCAGGGTTACGGTTACGACTGGTCAGGTATCGCCTATCAGGAAAAAGCCGCCGGTGGTGACACCGCGTTGGTCTTTGTTTTGGCTATCGTCATGGTTTTCCTTGTGCTGGCTGCTCAGTATGAAAGCTGGGCCACTCCGTTTGCGGTCATTCTCTGCGTTCCGCTTGGTATCTGCGGTGCCATGGCATCCCAGTGGATTCGCGGGTTGGACAACAACGTTTATGCCCAGATCGGTCTGATTATGCTCATTGGCTTGGCTGCGAAAAACGCCATTATGATCGTTGAATATGCCAAGGAAAAACATGAAGAAGGCATGTCGGTCAAAGACGCTGCATTGGCGGCCGCTGCCCTACGTTTCCGGCCCATTTTGATGACATCCTTCGCCTTTATTCTCGGTGTTATTCCGCTTGTATGGGCAGAAGGTGCTGGCTCTTCCAGCCGTCACGCACTTGGAACATCCGTTTTCGGCGGCATGCTCGCGGCGACTATTCTGGGTGTGCTCGTGGTACCTGCTTTGTATACGGCCATTCAGGGTGCAGGGGGTAAGCTCAGCGGAAAGATTCGCAAAACCCGACCTCCGGAAAAGCCCGCGTCGGATGAATAG
- a CDS encoding efflux RND transporter periplasmic adaptor subunit yields MVKKGLRGALLLSLVVLVLMAAGCGSDEDKAAQAPQGPVPMKVVKAETRTMPQWGEFVGQISAVETVEVRARVAGFLIKRNFEEGGSVKKGDLLFVIDPKPFEEDLKQAQSGLQYNQALYTKAKKDFERFKKLYDEGVVSRDEYESYQTQVATYQAQIGDNQAKVENARIQLGYTKIYASTDGLIGRVKVDVGNLVGQGENTLLATISTQDPVYVSFSISENDYVRATRSRMEKDTDRQIRLLLSDGSEYDHDGQVSMVDPTIDPQTGTLGIRVVFPNPENMLRPGQYAKVRVLITNIDDAVVVPARAVMDVQGMKSLYVVGEDGKVKSQPVKLGFEVNHLIVVREGLKVGDMVVVDGIRRVRPGMDLKPIVVPMTDDGSQPAPEAAPAAEVQDTEKKDS; encoded by the coding sequence ATGGTGAAGAAAGGTCTGCGCGGAGCTCTCCTCCTGTCTTTGGTTGTACTCGTTTTGATGGCTGCCGGTTGTGGCAGCGATGAAGATAAAGCGGCTCAGGCTCCTCAGGGGCCCGTACCGATGAAGGTCGTTAAGGCCGAAACTCGAACGATGCCGCAATGGGGTGAGTTCGTAGGGCAGATCAGTGCTGTCGAAACTGTTGAGGTTCGGGCACGCGTGGCCGGATTCTTGATCAAGCGGAATTTCGAGGAAGGTGGGAGTGTTAAGAAGGGCGACCTGTTGTTCGTCATCGATCCCAAGCCTTTTGAAGAGGATTTGAAACAGGCTCAGTCCGGTCTGCAATATAATCAAGCCTTGTACACCAAAGCGAAAAAGGATTTTGAGCGGTTCAAGAAGCTCTATGATGAAGGTGTAGTCAGCCGCGATGAGTATGAAAGCTATCAGACGCAGGTTGCGACCTATCAAGCACAGATTGGCGACAATCAGGCTAAGGTTGAAAATGCGAGGATTCAACTCGGGTATACTAAAATTTATGCTTCCACTGACGGTCTTATTGGTCGTGTGAAAGTAGACGTTGGCAACCTTGTTGGTCAGGGTGAAAATACGTTGCTTGCCACTATTTCTACACAGGACCCGGTTTATGTCAGTTTCAGTATTAGTGAAAATGACTATGTGCGGGCTACCCGTAGCCGTATGGAAAAGGATACAGACCGTCAGATTCGGTTACTTCTTTCCGATGGCAGCGAATATGATCACGACGGTCAGGTCAGTATGGTCGATCCGACGATTGACCCTCAGACCGGTACATTGGGTATTCGAGTGGTCTTTCCCAATCCAGAGAATATGCTCAGGCCTGGTCAGTACGCCAAGGTTCGAGTGCTTATTACGAACATCGATGATGCAGTGGTCGTCCCGGCCCGCGCAGTCATGGACGTGCAGGGAATGAAGTCACTCTACGTGGTCGGCGAAGACGGCAAGGTCAAGAGTCAGCCCGTGAAGCTCGGTTTCGAAGTCAACCATTTGATTGTTGTCAGAGAGGGATTGAAAGTCGGCGACATGGTTGTTGTTGACGGTATTCGTCGAGTGCGTCCGGGGATGGACCTCAAGCCAATCGTCGTTCCTATGACTGATGATGGTTCCCAGCCCGCACCCGAAGCCGCGCCTGCTGCCGAAGTTCAGGATACTGAAAAGAAGGACAGCTAG
- a CDS encoding DUF1844 domain-containing protein, translating to MADDNTCKDNPMKGVPIDINFTTFIYSLSSSAMVALGEAPEPGTGKVEFQPQLAKHTIDMLGMLKEKFDNGLDDEEQKLLCDIVYNLRMSYVNKTK from the coding sequence ATGGCTGACGACAATACATGCAAAGACAACCCCATGAAGGGTGTCCCCATCGACATCAATTTTACCACTTTCATCTATTCCCTGTCTTCTTCGGCCATGGTTGCCTTGGGCGAAGCTCCTGAACCGGGAACAGGCAAAGTGGAATTCCAACCGCAACTCGCGAAGCATACCATCGACATGCTGGGCATGCTCAAAGAAAAATTCGATAACGGCTTGGATGACGAAGAACAAAAACTGCTCTGCGACATCGTGTATAATCTGCGCATGTCCTATGTGAACAAGACAAAATAA
- the argC gene encoding N-acetyl-gamma-glutamyl-phosphate reductase, producing MSQTIKAGLVGVTGYTGMELARLMIHHSSMELVRVTSRSEAGKTLADIYPFLNRLPLGDLIITQPDPKDLAEECDVVFLAVPHKTAMEIAATLLDEGVKVVDLSADFRINDKATYEQWYDVEHTRSELLTEAVYGLPELYLDQIMGARLIANPGCYPTSSILGLAPALTNGFIETDDIVIDAKSGASGAGRGAKVGSLFCEVADSFKAYGLPSHRHTPEIEQEISKLGKADITVSFNTHLLPIDRGILSTIYTKLTANTSLDDIHVAYTEFYADKPMVRVLPKGQLPETRFVRGTVFCDIGLVVDPRTNRLVILSAIDNLCRGASGQALMNANLICGLDIDEGLPMAPMMP from the coding sequence ATGTCTCAGACTATCAAAGCGGGATTGGTCGGTGTAACCGGCTATACCGGCATGGAATTGGCACGTCTCATGATCCATCACTCCTCCATGGAGCTGGTTCGGGTCACTTCGCGCTCGGAAGCAGGCAAAACACTTGCCGACATATACCCTTTTCTAAACCGGTTGCCGCTGGGTGATTTGATCATCACCCAGCCAGATCCCAAGGATTTAGCCGAAGAGTGCGACGTGGTTTTTCTGGCCGTACCGCACAAGACCGCCATGGAAATAGCAGCCACCCTGCTGGACGAAGGCGTCAAAGTCGTCGATCTGTCCGCAGATTTCCGCATCAATGACAAGGCGACTTATGAGCAATGGTATGATGTGGAGCACACCCGTTCGGAGCTGCTTACCGAAGCCGTTTATGGGTTGCCTGAACTTTACCTCGATCAAATCATGGGCGCTCGACTCATTGCCAACCCCGGTTGTTATCCGACATCAAGCATTCTGGGACTGGCCCCGGCTCTTACAAATGGGTTCATTGAGACCGACGATATCGTTATTGATGCCAAATCCGGTGCATCTGGTGCAGGACGAGGAGCCAAAGTCGGATCTCTGTTCTGTGAAGTGGCAGACTCCTTCAAGGCATATGGTCTCCCCTCGCACCGACACACTCCCGAAATCGAACAGGAAATTTCCAAGTTGGGCAAGGCCGACATCACGGTCTCCTTCAACACCCACCTGCTGCCCATTGATCGTGGAATCCTGTCCACCATCTACACCAAGTTGACAGCTAACACTTCATTGGATGACATCCATGTGGCATACACTGAATTCTATGCGGACAAGCCCATGGTACGAGTTTTACCCAAAGGCCAACTTCCTGAAACCCGCTTCGTGCGCGGCACGGTATTCTGCGACATCGGACTGGTAGTCGATCCTCGCACCAACCGACTGGTCATCCTGTCCGCCATCGACAACCTGTGTCGTGGAGCATCCGGTCAGGCGCTCATGAACGCCAACCTGATCTGTGGACTCGACATTGACGAAGGGCTACCCATGGCCCCCATGATGCCATAA
- a CDS encoding nitroreductase family protein, whose amino-acid sequence MAKSSTSHRKVTFMDFTNIIIKRRAINFFDPTRDVSDDQIKTLLEEAVKAPSSFNLQPWKVKIVRDTERKAALRSLAFDQPKVTEAPVILMVLADRDGWKEGCDTLEKHFTNNLQPEQREWFINTTSALYGNSEAASQAFANKNAGLFAMSLMFAATHHGLHTHPMDGFDHEAVKKEFTIPDNYWIPMLIAVGHLNPGTEIHPKAWRQSANEMILE is encoded by the coding sequence ATGGCAAAGTCATCAACCAGTCATAGGAAGGTTACCTTTATGGATTTCACCAATATTATTATTAAAAGACGGGCTATTAACTTTTTTGATCCAACACGTGATGTGTCTGATGACCAGATCAAGACGCTGCTCGAAGAAGCGGTCAAGGCCCCATCAAGCTTCAATTTACAACCTTGGAAGGTCAAAATTGTGCGCGACACTGAACGTAAAGCCGCTTTACGTTCACTGGCCTTTGACCAACCCAAAGTAACCGAGGCTCCGGTAATCCTGATGGTGCTTGCCGACCGGGATGGTTGGAAAGAAGGGTGCGACACATTGGAAAAACATTTTACCAACAATCTCCAGCCTGAACAGCGTGAGTGGTTCATCAACACGACAAGTGCGCTTTATGGCAACAGCGAGGCGGCCAGTCAGGCCTTTGCCAACAAAAACGCAGGACTGTTTGCCATGTCACTCATGTTTGCTGCGACCCACCACGGCCTGCACACACATCCCATGGATGGATTTGACCACGAGGCAGTCAAAAAAGAATTCACCATCCCGGACAATTACTGGATTCCCATGCTCATCGCGGTCGGACATCTCAATCCCGGCACGGAAATCCACCCCAAGGCATGGCGACAGTCTGCAAATGAAATGATTTTGGAATAA
- a CDS encoding 4Fe-4S ferredoxin: MKARPYSIWISRLFLFAMTSLGVTGLLQMPLAKRYYLTEVPGMAWTGDFFFVHKLHYVLAALLLFVVALAVMNWLLEWKERLVLTRFGVVRSVILGGLLVSGLLRVYRNMPSVTLDPMAIVTIEWIHLGLAAVMGLVALIALFRKASAYAVWR, from the coding sequence ATGAAAGCTAGACCGTATTCCATATGGATATCCAGATTGTTCCTTTTTGCCATGACGAGTCTTGGTGTTACCGGTTTGCTCCAGATGCCGTTGGCGAAACGATACTATTTGACCGAGGTTCCGGGTATGGCCTGGACCGGTGATTTTTTCTTTGTGCATAAATTGCACTATGTGCTGGCTGCTCTTTTGTTGTTCGTGGTTGCGTTGGCGGTCATGAATTGGCTGTTGGAATGGAAAGAACGGCTGGTTCTCACTCGATTCGGCGTGGTCCGGTCCGTTATTCTGGGAGGGCTTTTGGTGAGTGGCTTGCTGCGGGTCTACCGTAATATGCCGAGCGTAACATTGGACCCGATGGCCATTGTCACCATTGAATGGATACACCTTGGCCTGGCAGCGGTGATGGGATTGGTCGCTTTGATTGCACTCTTTAGGAAGGCTTCAGCGTATGCCGTATGGCGATGA
- a CDS encoding 4Fe-4S dicluster domain-containing protein, producing the protein MGTKKGSSARVSRRGFLKALGVGGAGVLIPSVTVASEQRVPKPSDGELATLLDLSKCIGCGECVSACREFNAAKFPEPNKPFPNIVPAKRAKPEDWSEKRDVDDRLTPYNWLFLQNATGEYNGEEYDIYIPRRCMHCQNPPCANLCPFGAANKELNGITKISDQLCMGGAKCRTVCPWHIPQRQSGVGLYLDLMPRFAGNGVMYKCDRCYQLLDKGELPACISACPEDVQTIGPRREIVAKAKALAKSMNGFIYGLNENGGTNTLYVSPVPFDLLNKGVEKGKGKPHMAKVEDVMKDETNLATATILAPMAGVVAGFLGVGAKLLKSSEEEGGNES; encoded by the coding sequence ATGGGTACAAAAAAAGGATCTTCTGCTCGCGTCAGCCGTCGTGGATTTTTGAAAGCTCTTGGCGTGGGAGGAGCTGGGGTGCTTATCCCGTCCGTTACCGTGGCCTCTGAACAGAGAGTCCCTAAACCGTCGGATGGAGAATTGGCTACCCTGCTTGATTTATCCAAGTGTATCGGGTGTGGCGAGTGTGTGTCTGCATGTCGTGAATTCAATGCTGCTAAATTTCCTGAGCCCAACAAGCCTTTTCCGAATATCGTACCTGCCAAGCGGGCAAAGCCCGAGGATTGGTCGGAAAAGCGTGATGTGGACGACAGGTTGACCCCATACAATTGGTTGTTTTTGCAGAATGCTACAGGTGAGTATAATGGTGAGGAGTATGATATTTATATACCTCGACGGTGTATGCATTGTCAGAATCCGCCGTGCGCCAACTTGTGTCCATTTGGTGCGGCCAATAAGGAACTCAATGGCATTACCAAGATTAGCGATCAGTTATGCATGGGAGGAGCCAAGTGTCGGACGGTTTGTCCGTGGCACATCCCGCAACGACAGTCGGGCGTAGGGTTGTACCTGGATCTCATGCCACGTTTCGCAGGTAATGGGGTTATGTATAAGTGTGACCGTTGTTATCAGTTGTTGGACAAGGGCGAATTACCGGCATGTATTTCGGCTTGTCCCGAGGACGTGCAGACCATCGGGCCGCGCCGGGAGATCGTTGCCAAGGCCAAAGCCTTGGCCAAGAGTATGAATGGATTTATTTACGGTCTGAACGAGAATGGGGGGACTAATACCCTGTATGTTTCTCCGGTTCCGTTTGATTTGCTCAATAAGGGCGTTGAAAAGGGTAAGGGCAAGCCACATATGGCAAAGGTCGAGGATGTCATGAAAGATGAAACCAATCTTGCGACAGCGACAATTTTGGCCCCTATGGCCGGTGTTGTTGCCGGGTTTCTTGGTGTGGGAGCCAAACTCCTGAAAAGTTCTGAAGAGGAGGGCGGCAATGAAAGCTAG